TATCGCTCAGCGCCTGGCCCGCGAAGGCTATGCCTGCGGACTCATCGCGCGCACCAAGTCGCAGCTCGAAGAGACCGCCGAACTGATCGTCAAGGCCGGCGGCAAGGCGCTGGTGACGCCGACCGATGTCGCCAGGCGCGATCAGGTGCTCGCGTCGGTTGAGGCGGCGGAGCGCGAGTTGGGGCCGATTTCGGTGCTCATCAACAACGCCGGCGCTTACCTGCGCAAGCGCTTTGAAGAGATCACCGAAGAGGACTTCGACTTTCAGCTCAAGGTCAACACCTACGGGCCGTTCTTCTGCACGCAGGCCGTGGTGGGCAAGATGGCGGCGCGCGGCGGCGGGACCGTCATCTTCGTCCTCGGATCGGAGACGCGCGGCGGACCCGCGCTCTACTCGGCATACACCGCCTCCAAGGTCGCGCAGCGCGCGATCGCAGAGTCGCTCGCTTACGAGTACATGCACGTCGGCATCCATTCGGCGACGCTCGACGTTGACGGCGCCGTGGACAGTCCGCGCGTGCGCGAAGCGGCGCCTGACGCCGACCCGTCGCACTTCGTGCCGCCTTCGGCGATTTGCGACGAGATCGTGCATCTGATCAACCAGCCGAA
The nucleotide sequence above comes from Candidatus Binataceae bacterium. Encoded proteins:
- a CDS encoding SDR family NAD(P)-dependent oxidoreductase, translating into MSEPKVALVTGAGRGIGRDIAQRLAREGYACGLIARTKSQLEETAELIVKAGGKALVTPTDVARRDQVLASVEAAERELGPISVLINNAGAYLRKRFEEITEEDFDFQLKVNTYGPFFCTQAVVGKMAARGGGTVIFVLGSETRGGPALYSAYTASKVAQRAIAESLAYEYMHVGIHSATLDVDGAVDSPRVREAAPDADPSHFVPPSAICDEIVHLINQPKSAWTFSIDMRSYVQWRPRVAAKKKA